Sequence from the Arvicola amphibius chromosome 3, mArvAmp1.2, whole genome shotgun sequence genome:
atcaccatgcaaaaactcaagtccaaatggattaaagacctcaatattaatctgaacacaccgaacctgatagaagagaaagtgggaagtactctataacacatgagcacaggagaccacttcctatgtataatcccagcagcacagacattaagggcaacattctataaatgggacctcctgaaactgagaaggatctgtaaaggaaaggacactgtcattaagacaaaagggcagcctattgactgggagaagatcttcaataaccccacaacagacaaaggtctgatctccaaaatatataaagaactcaaaaactagactttaaaatgctaattaacacaattaaaaaatggggtactgaactgaacagagaattctcaacagaagaagttcaaatggccaaaagacacgtaaggtcatgctcaacctccttagctgtcagggaaatgcaaatcaaaacaaccttgagataccatcttatacctgttagaatggctaaaatcaaaaacaataatgatagcctttgctggataggatgtggagtaaggggtacactcatccactgctggtaggaatgcaaacttgtgcaaccactttggaaatcagtgtggcggtttctcaggaaactcagAGTCAACCTActacaggacccagcaataccactcttgggaatatacacaagagatgccctatcatactacaaaagcatttgttcaactatgttcatagcagcattatttttaatagccagaacctggaaacaatctagatatccctcaatggaagaatggatacagaaattgtggaatatatacacattagagtactagtCAGCggtcaaaaacaatgacatcttgaactttgcatgcaaatggatgcaaatagaaaacactattctgagcgaggtaacccagacccaaaaggatgaatttgttatgtactcactcatcagtagATTCTAGactaaataaaggtcagtgagcctataattcctgatcatacAGAAGCTAAATAAGTAGGtcaacccaaagcaaaacatatagttatcctcctggatattggaactagactagattgtcaggcaaaaatttggatcttgggggtggggtggggtggcggtaaggggtgatggggagatgtggatagaaaagtgaggaggggaagatgggagaccctgggggaatgggatggttgggatggaggaagggtggataggggtgcagggaagaagatatcttaattaagggagccattttcggGTTAGCAAGAGaattcactctagaggggttaccaggtatccatggagatgtccccagctagttccttgggcagctgaggagagggagcctgaaatggccctttcctatagccaaactgatgaatatcttgcatatcaccatagaagcttcatctggcaatggatggagatagagacagagacccacattggagtgcaggactgagctcccaaggcccaaatgaggagctgaaggagggagaacatgagcaaggaagtcaggacctcgagaagtgtgcccacccactgagacggtggggctgatctaatgggagctcaccaaggccagcacgacctggactgaaaaacatgggatcaagtaggacaatgaaggctgactgagaagccaagaacaatggcactgggttttgatcctaccgcatgtactggcttttgtgGAGCCTAGTcagtttagatgcgcaccttcctggacctggatagagtgggttggaccttggacttcctgcagggcagggaaccctgactactccttggactggaaagggagggggaggggagttaaggaaggggcaggaaaatgggaggtggggaggaggcagaaatttttaataataatataaaaaagtgaaaagaggaagggataggatgacagaaagaaggaaaagtgtAGGAACCCTTGGGGAGGTATGTGGGTGAAAGGCATGATAAAAATGCATTAGACAAGAGTAGGTGGGAAAATACCCACCATGACACTCAGTGCTAATTGAGCAATATACAAAGCTTAAGTGGAGATTAAATAATGGAAAACGTCCCATGAAAACTCTCAAATTTCTCAGGCTATTTCCAAGGCTATTTGTTGCCCTCTACAACCAGATAGTAAGGCCTTATTGATGGATACAACACATACATAAGTCATTGGACatagagaagttgagctggtgcccaCCTAGAGCCTTCCCTCTACTGACCAGTGTTCATAGTACTAGAAGGCACTCTCCATTCTACTGcaggaaaaagataaatatgaacCCAGTTACAAACCCTGTGAACTACAACAGTGACCTGCCTGTGTGACACACTGCTGTAATAGTGGTACAAACGCTATGGGAGTAACTAACCATTCTCTGACTGGATCTAAGGCTcactccatgaaatggaacccaAATCTGACATTGCTTATATGGTtaaggacccacagagaaactTCCTATTACAGTAGATGGGAACTAAAACAGTCACACAACTGGAAGTGTGCAGAGAGCAAGAGATTTTGGAAAACTCAGTCATAAAGGGGAAGTCGAGATCTAACCCTTcttctcagggctcagggagctatgcagaagaggaggcagaaagatggtcAGAATCATAGCAAATGGACGACTCTGCTGAActagtgtcttctagacacaataggactgatgcacatataaactcaccaatactggcagcatgcacagggcctgtggATGTTTAAGTCTGATGGAGTTCTGGCACTGAGCAGGTGGAAGTGTTTCCTaatcaagaagctatttgcagccgggcggtggtggcgcacgcctttaatcccagcactcgggaggcagaggcaggcggatctctgagttcgaggccagcctggtctacaagagctagttccaggacaggctctagaaactacagggaaaccctgtctcgaaaaaccaaaaaaaaaaaaaaaaaaaagctatctgCAACTGacatttgcaaaggaaaaattaattctctccaatggagtctcactgagtaTCTTAATCCACTTAAGGGTAGTCCCTAAGTTCTCCAGTAGATGGTCAACACAAAgcaaactcaatggtattttgcAGACTTTTGGTCTCATtgctttgtttggacattttttggtctttttggccatttgcttgtatattataattttcaattgtgtgtttttgtggattttgaaggctatgcatatgtgtgtgtttgttgtgttttttcttttgattatggtttgtttgttttgttgttgcttacctgtttgagagaggaagagagagagagagagagagagagagagagagaggagaaagggtgtGGAGTTGGGTGggttggtggggaggggaggtgggaggatttTGGAGGTCttgggggagaggaaactgtgatcagaatatgttgtataaaaatgttttcaatatactgagagagcctgcatgggatcgaactaggccctctgaatgtaggtgacagttgtgtggcttaggcagtctgttagggcactggcagtgggaccaggatttaaactggttttttggagtccattccttTTTGGAAGAATACtttgctcatcctagatatagtggggagggccttggtcctgcttcaaagtgATGCTTTAGACTTTGTTGGCTCtacatgggaggccttactctctctgagaagtggatgaggGGGTACGGTGAGGAGAAGGTGTGGGGAATGAaagcaggggagggagtgggagctgagattggtatgtaaaatgagaaaagattcttttaaaaaataaataactgaaataaaataaatgaaaagaaaaagagatcctgttgacaatttttaaaataaaataaatacattaactgaaaaataaaacagaaagtaagaTACCTACAAAGTCATTATGTGAAGAGTAAATATGTTTATGAGCATATGCTTATTATGATTAATACCAATGATATGAATATGAGACACTTTCATACAATTATAAAGGCTTGGTTGATGTTGAAATGAGGATTAGAAGTAGGTAGACTCAAAACACAGGACTTCTTTTTGGTGTAAATTGTAAAACCTTGAAACTTCACAAAAACTAGTTTGAGAGCATATTGTAACTGTAGACACACATCTTCTATGCACTCCAGTTTTGtgtctttcaggtttttttttccccagaaataaAGGAACGATTTGTCAGTATaaagagccccacataggagcaccggactgagatcccaaggtcccgatgaggagcaaaaggagggagaacatgagcaaggaagccaggaccgtgaggagtgcgtgtacccattgagatggtgggacagatctaacaggagaccaccaagtccagttggaatgggactgatggaacaggggaccaaaccggactctctgaatgtggctgacggtggaggaggtctgagaaaccaaggacaatggcaatgaacatgaactctacagcatggacgggctcactgtgagccttgtcagtttggttgctcaccttcctggacttagggggagctgggaggaccttggacttaacatagtgaagggaaccctgatggctctgtgtcttggagaggggtggagtaggggtatgggtggaagggaggggagggaagggggagaagatggaaatctttaataaaaaaatgagaaaaaaaagaaaaaaaaagaattgtgaaaAAAATGTTCTGGTGTCTTTAGTCATTCATTATTAAAGCTTAAGTAAGGAATAGTCTATGTATTTTATTACACTGTTTAGTACAGAATAGAATACtacttaaaatttatatagaaCAAGTGATACATACAAACAATAGCATAGATTTCAAACCATATTTTTGTTGGAATGTACATAATGATAGATCTGTCAAAcattgataatatttttaaaatgtagcagCTTGTATGTGTCTGTACACTCTGAAAATTATAGCAGTTGTATAAATTTACTTATTGATTTCTTGTTTTGCCTAAGTTGAATAAGCaacacatttgaaaaatataCAACTGATAGAATGTGTTGTATCTTTgtaatgattgtgtgtgtgtgtgtgtgtgtgatttattttaagTAGTGATTTGTGGGATTTGCTGCTTACAGGATGGAGAAATGAAGTTAATGATCAGTTGAAGAAATGCAACTGCTGATGGAACATCATCCCTATTTCTGAAACATGCTTTGGTAAGTTCTGAAGGATACTGTTGTTCATGAAAATGTGTGGATACATTTATTGCCTTCcaaatttgcaaaaataaaatatacctgGTTTAAAATTTAACCAGGCTGACAAGATGGTAAGCATTGGTTTTGCTTTAGAAGATGTCTTGATGTAAAGGTTGTGGAAAACATAGTTgacatatttgtttatgctgaaggTTAAAGTTGTAGGGTGGGAAAATACGTTTGTTAGTGTagaaatacatgtgtgtttataaaacGTAGATAAAGACAGCTTGTGCTGTTTTGGGGTGGCCTTTGTGAGAATATCATATGATGATCAGATACTACTTCCTTTCATTGCACCGATAACTCTTCCCATCTTGGGACCTAAACCAAGGCTGTGTAGGGACTGAGCCATATAGAGAAATGAGGGGTCAAAAACAGTATAAAGAATGTTGCACTGATAACCATAAAAGTACATAGTCATCTGTTCCTATTTATCATTGCCATTCTAGTTTAGGATAAGGTAAATATATTGCGGGGAGAAATATAACAGAAACTGTCCTTTGCTTACATACTCACTAATAGAGTCCTATATACTTTTCAAATTTCCAAATCTCAGAATTATCCATTGATATTTGCAACtacttaacttttttcttttcttatttttttttttttttgagacaggtttctctgtagctttggagtctaacCTGGAaatagcttttgtagaccagactggtcttaaactcacagcgatatgcctgcctctgcctcctaaattctggaattaaaggtaatTTCCATCACCAGGCAGCTTCAATTACTTATCTTATACtactcaaaaaaattactttttaaatcatttgGCAATTTAtcaagatagccaaaacattaagacaacaaaaggatactaaataaatttatttattcccaACTGATTGTAGGTGAGGCTAGCCTAAAGAGAGTTGGGTTCATCtatgtaaatatgaaaaaagaacatGCAAAGAGCTTTGAAAATTGTTCATGTGATGATATAATTGCTATCTGGAAAGGAACTTTGGTTATGCTGAAGAGTAGCTGCTCTCTGGTTATGAAGGTGAGAATTCACTTCTTCCTTGGGTCCATTTCTTCCATATACCATGTGCTAACAGTAAACTCACATCTACTGTTATTAATTGTTGTTTATGGAATTCCCTCTTCCAAATTCCAAATGCTGCATTCTTGCTAAAGAAAATTAATCTTTGTTGAGAAGAAACAACTTTTTGAGTAACATTTTAAAGGCACTTTTGACATCTTTATTTCTCAGGCTGTAGATCACAGGATTCAGCATGGGCACAACAATGGtataaaacacagatgacaaTTTCCCTTGCCCCACAGAGCTGACTGAGGATGGCTGAAGGTACATGAAAGCTGTAGAACCAAAGAAGATCGCAACAGCCATGATGTGCGAGCTGCAGGTACTGAAGGCCTTGGATCTTCCCCCAGTGGATTGAATGTGGAGAACGTTGACAATGATGAAAACATAAGAGCTGAGGATGGTCACAGTTGGAGCTACAATGTGAAATGCACTGAAGGACAATGCTACTATTTCATTGATAAAAGTACTAGAGCAAGAGAGCTCTAGTAATGGGAAAAGATCGCAGAAGTAATGCCTTATTATATTTGCCTTACAGAAAATCACTCTCAGCAGAAAGACAGTGTGAGTTGTGGCACTTAGTAAACCCATACCATATACCCCAGCTATCATCCACAAACAGACTTGATGGGACATGGTTacattgtaaagcaaaggattagcgatagccacatagcggtcatatgcCATTGCAGCCAACATGTGACATTCTGCAACAGCGAAAGCACCGAAGAGGTAAAACTGAGCTATGCATTCTGGGTAGGGGATGACATTCTTTTCTGTCACAAAGTTCATCAGCATTTTGGGAGTAATGACAGTGGACTGACAGCAGTCAATAAAGGATAGACTGCTGAGTAAATAATACATGGGTGTGTGAAGCtgagaactgaaaaaaatcaagatgatcATGCCCATGTTTCCCACAACTGTAACCAAATAGACTCCTAGGAAGATGAAGAATAGAGGCAACTGGAGCTTTGGGTTCTCTGTTAACCCAAAAAGGATGAATTCAGCCACAGCAGTATTATTTACTTCTTCCATTCTCTTTTGGAAACTCTTTGTAAGAAGAAAACTATATAGAGGAAAAGTTTGCGTATCCATCCTCTTATCATTCAGTGAATTTTGAAAcagatttcaaatattttcaggtATCTCAAATTATCTTCCATCTTCTTTTCTATCTAAACAATCAGAGAATTTTCAATCCTGTAGAAATGAGACATGTGAAGAAATAATCATGTAGATATTTGCATTCTTGTGAatactttcataagaaatatTTCTACTGGTTCTCATTTCTTAAAACATGCAAATCATTCTGTCACACTGAATTGAAGGTTTCAGGAATTTCTCATGTCTTATTTATTCATCTCTTTATAGACTAAAAGATTTTACTAAGGCAATATAAACACATTATCTAGAAGAGAACCATAGATATAAAATAGTTATTTGGTGAAGAAATTGGAAATTTAtactaaaattataaacaatggAATTGTCTACAACTTTTTGATTCTCGACCACAATTCTAGGTAACTGACTAGGGAAATCAGacccataaaaataaactaagaagCCAGTagattagaaataaagaaaataaaacacctaCTACTCTGTTAATTTAATCAAGCATGTCAGGAATTGGTTAAAGAGTGTTATTAAATGTAATTACTAGTATATTATGGTAATGTGAGAAAACAGAAATCTCAGAATAATTGATGATGTTGTAGGAAACTCACCAACAATCTCAGGTGAGATATCTAATAATCATTTGTTTGACACTTGTTTTTCGTAGACCTAGCAGTTCTGATTGCTTATCTTCCACAAAGAACAACAGTCACCATTCTTGGTCAATACTAAATCATAGAGAAATGCTTTATAATGGTTGATATGGTTAAGTCGTGTCCACTGTAACAGTCGTTTATATGGtgtcttgaaatttattttcctaaCTACTTTTATTAAAAGACCTTATTGATAATAGACACTTCTACAAAAAACACTGAGAACCACATAATGTAACTGGATATGTCCCCAATTGGGAGTGTTGGAAATTTAACACTCAATACTGCCTATTGAAAAAGATGAACCATTATAGCTAGAATAGGTTATGTTGCAAACTGAATATGGCTGTCACGAGAACTAGTTAGTTACCACAGGAGTGGATGGTAATGTGGGGCTGAATTTGGTCCTTTCTCTATATTTGAACTCCTTTGATCTTTCAGGCTTTACTGTATCACCATTGTACAAAATGAACTTCCTTGATATTGCTTTTGGTCTTCAGCTTCTCAACCTTCAGAAATTTATGAAAGATAAATACAGTCCTCATCACTATACTTTACCATCCTCTAGCATTCTGCTACAGTAAAAAGAACACACCAAGATACACTACCATCTATATCTTTCGGtctgttcatttgcttgttttactGTTTATTATCATTTGCAAAGATGCTCCAGGAAATATTAGTCTCAAGCACAGAAGACCCATCATCTCTATTGTTTTGAGTAGATAGATATTGTTAGAATATTAATGTAAAccaatattaaaatacatttaaaagtgtTAAACATTTTTTCTGTGGCCATCAGGATAGAAAGATAAAGGATATAGGAGATCTACTCT
This genomic interval carries:
- the LOC119809921 gene encoding olfactory receptor 150-like, encoding MEEVNNTAVAEFILFGLTENPKLQLPLFFIFLGVYLVTVVGNMGMIILIFFSSQLHTPMYYLLSSLSFIDCCQSTVITPKMLMNFVTEKNVIPYPECIAQFYLFGAFAVAECHMLAAMAYDRYVAIANPLLYNVTMSHQVCLWMIAGVYGMGLLSATTHTVFLLRVIFCKANIIRHYFCDLFPLLELSCSSTFINEIVALSFSAFHIVAPTVTILSSYVFIIVNVLHIQSTGGRSKAFSTCSSHIMAVAIFFGSTAFMYLQPSSVSSVGQGKLSSVFYTIVVPMLNPVIYSLRNKDVKSAFKMLLKKLFLLNKD